In a genomic window of Spirosoma agri:
- a CDS encoding SGNH/GDSL hydrolase family protein, translating to MSLLAGVGDFGINDLKDQAVDAKNLALGAVETIQEGKDLGPWNAQTNSPVLTNNASAVVAGGYYTVTVAGVSTFAGANFPSGQAFGIGDRIKKIGGIWYRSPFIISAGAEISTVGGTDAAIMNRKETQLEIGKRFPVKFYSRNLFDRNSVNIQQGKAIDATGPSGNILTSTGYALSDYMAVLPGEQYTFSNMGAFKAVRFESASHGNLGGLVIPNNTTTTITTPANCYFIVYTCKANGEPSIPANYQVEKGTVATAYDTFKAAVEQAVGLPLAAKYMADQGVMLVAGSEPTSLVNRQAVSEMLPTYNKVVSRNMFNRAATDFQLNKSIDASSTSGQFFNSPGYWISGYMPVNPNEKITFSGHGNLKAVRFEDANHNNLGGAILANSVNTTVTTPVGCSYIIFTIKNSGEGNIPASYQVERGETATAYMDYIQQVEGINGMPIAPYWHDLNGLKLLILGDSIATVYPEGGGYSAEWPTYIRKPYWGNIYHAAMSGARIKDDPDTPGLTISPRQRLSGQIDYAIANNWQPDVITLFIGTNDLIITNTGDYDTAMGKTDLASLDRSKLYEALRYAYWKITTQWPNAKVFHALPLQRASVTIDVQKTIKDAIIKMAINYCVIVIHADVESGISRQFEVANGNGRYLRDGLHPNDTGKAKLADYYMRKVIAGLL from the coding sequence ATGAGCTTACTAGCAGGGGTAGGAGATTTTGGTATCAATGATCTGAAAGATCAGGCCGTTGACGCAAAGAATTTAGCATTAGGAGCCGTTGAAACGATTCAGGAAGGTAAAGACCTGGGGCCGTGGAACGCACAGACCAATTCACCAGTACTAACCAACAATGCGTCAGCGGTGGTGGCTGGTGGGTATTACACAGTTACCGTAGCTGGGGTGAGCACCTTTGCCGGTGCCAATTTCCCATCTGGTCAGGCATTTGGTATCGGTGACCGAATTAAGAAAATTGGCGGTATCTGGTACCGGAGCCCGTTCATTATTAGTGCTGGGGCTGAGATCAGCACGGTCGGTGGCACCGATGCGGCCATCATGAACCGAAAGGAAACCCAGCTTGAGATCGGGAAACGGTTTCCGGTCAAGTTTTATTCGAGAAATCTGTTCGATCGGAATTCAGTCAATATTCAGCAGGGTAAAGCTATTGACGCGACCGGTCCCAGTGGCAACATTCTGACATCGACTGGCTATGCCCTTTCGGATTACATGGCTGTTTTGCCCGGTGAGCAGTACACGTTTTCGAATATGGGTGCCTTCAAAGCGGTACGGTTTGAGAGCGCCAGCCATGGCAATCTCGGTGGTCTGGTTATTCCCAACAATACCACTACGACCATCACCACACCCGCCAACTGCTACTTTATTGTTTATACGTGCAAAGCGAATGGTGAACCGTCGATTCCCGCCAATTATCAGGTCGAGAAAGGAACTGTTGCGACTGCCTACGATACCTTTAAAGCTGCGGTCGAGCAGGCCGTTGGATTGCCACTAGCCGCTAAATACATGGCTGATCAGGGGGTGATGCTGGTTGCCGGTAGTGAACCAACCTCGCTGGTGAACCGTCAGGCCGTTTCTGAAATGTTACCAACCTACAACAAGGTTGTTTCCCGAAACATGTTCAATCGGGCCGCTACCGACTTTCAGTTAAATAAATCAATCGATGCCAGTTCGACGAGCGGACAGTTTTTCAATTCGCCTGGATACTGGATATCGGGTTATATGCCCGTAAACCCTAATGAGAAGATTACCTTCAGTGGTCACGGAAACCTGAAAGCCGTACGGTTTGAGGATGCCAATCATAACAACCTGGGCGGTGCGATTCTGGCAAATAGTGTCAATACTACCGTGACCACGCCGGTCGGCTGTTCGTACATAATTTTCACCATTAAAAATTCTGGTGAGGGAAATATACCCGCAAGCTATCAGGTAGAGCGAGGCGAAACGGCTACGGCGTACATGGATTACATCCAGCAGGTTGAGGGCATTAATGGTATGCCCATTGCCCCGTACTGGCATGATCTAAATGGACTGAAGTTGCTGATTCTGGGTGATTCGATCGCTACGGTATATCCAGAGGGTGGAGGCTATTCGGCTGAATGGCCTACCTACATTCGTAAACCGTACTGGGGTAATATCTATCATGCCGCTATGTCAGGTGCGCGCATCAAGGATGATCCGGACACCCCAGGTCTGACCATTTCACCTCGTCAGCGATTAAGTGGACAGATTGATTATGCTATTGCCAATAACTGGCAGCCGGACGTGATCACGCTCTTTATTGGCACCAATGATCTGATCATTACCAATACCGGTGATTACGATACGGCAATGGGTAAAACGGATCTGGCCAGCCTTGATCGATCCAAATTGTATGAAGCCCTACGCTATGCTTATTGGAAAATTACAACCCAATGGCCCAACGCAAAGGTATTCCATGCCTTACCGCTACAACGGGCCAGCGTGACAATCGACGTTCAGAAAACCATTAAAGATGCCATCATCAAAATGGCCATCAACTACTGTGTTATCGTGATCCATGCCGATGTCGAGTCGGGCATTTCCCGCCAGTTCGAGGTCGCCAATGGGAATGGACGTTATTTGCGGGATGGCCTTCATCCAAACGATACGGGTAAAGCAAAATTAGCGGACTACTACATGCGTAAAGTAATAGCTGGTCTGCTCTAA
- a CDS encoding putative Ig domain-containing protein, giving the protein MGQIVVTRPGKPDLPLFNQEPARTVSSAVQSCKLLSEDVINMTVESVIPLDFSIRDSILVFGTTYTLNRLPKSYKEGDRRYKYDLTFEGPQYSLLPVLFLNQDASGFATGSDFPLTGDLGFYANVLLTNLKRVYGATAWKLGTIPPGTPTLNLSFNAENSLAVIQKLCTEFDTEFSIVRDGTGTQTINFGKVGQILGHTYEYGRGKGLYNLSRESVNNAALISRLYAYGGSKNIPSSYRNFATRLRLDNTLSFLENASAKAAFGLIEGTKIWEDIYPHRTGTISTVGAITANGKTFTLTDTSLEFDLYLESGPAQTVGGKTVKQYSYLLPGVAPKIHFQSGGLAGYEFEINKYDHTTKTFTLITTQDERSMVLPSPTSTAFQPKAGDTYILVDLIMPSSYITAAEDELRAKAQEYLNENSKPRVQYSLTLDEEYLASQQGTGSIVNFFSLGDYLSIKDTGLNIDGASRVTGFTRNVLSPNKYTVDIADTYEITRIEQMLSDQKAITTLIKLNNLSDPARARYGWQAMQEMLNMVFDTDDYFKDGNIRPNSIATNMIAVGAKSQQFAMNCVIEPNFEGKPNVVKVNAGNLTHYTVEETIRTWQIITQTTTIPDDAARYIYAKCSKTNYNDGTLIFSTDQIKPNDSATYYHFLVGVLNSKDATVNVRWISLTYGATAINGRFIKTGRIQSFDGTTYFDLDLGEIGGKITFVATDGSVKPISALTKTTIDAGIVTTGGIELGGEGGSIKAGITGEGTDDSSVRIYAGSTKNKRQTAAFRVTQAGEVFARKRIELTNENNVGQAGLAGSNTTADGFVRMYAGKPYPDRNTAPFRVNADGSMVASSGQIAKWTISNTGLINNDGSAFLIVRSSTNPHRTEGRLGAFVFSSNIPIKAAGHFIATETGQLGNIAGYFEAANGGKNWAIYAQDGISQLGEALINGRRYYGETLTDLTRSIDPSAYDLIEIYPQGNSAGIRFSPPGSPLKNGKEVTIINCNDTSSALLLLDILRGSNNWNLPGGGVLTLVFSNNFWYIKSIQDNNWGESGPPFVPAVANPAPTRVGTIPDVTISDRATKSWQIPAGIFVDVGDTLSFYITSNLPDGITFDGGDRRLIFDDSAINGTIPIAVKVTDSANQSVTGNFTLVLNRPSLNPPPIITTPFPTQVIAGVGARTITVPAANTFTDVDAMLFDVVLLIGTGLPAGITYNPDSLTLDIAETVRSGSLALKVIATDTLGQSTASLFILTINRSVVNVPPAVAVPILNQTLTGIGELTYDVPANTFNDPGDVLTISGTGLSGAALPAGITFTAALRRFVIASSVGAGSYSVEAKATDSGNLSVVSAFMITVVRSVTIPITVSDDPTEWTEDPIVPPTPDPGASDPQGEKDVKFYTSSSGNDGGPI; this is encoded by the coding sequence ATGGGGCAAATTGTAGTCACACGACCCGGTAAGCCTGATCTACCGCTGTTTAATCAGGAGCCTGCGCGCACAGTGAGCAGCGCCGTGCAATCCTGCAAGCTACTGAGTGAGGATGTGATCAACATGACCGTTGAGAGCGTGATACCGCTCGACTTTTCGATACGTGACAGCATTCTGGTATTCGGTACAACGTATACGCTCAACCGGCTACCAAAGTCCTACAAGGAGGGTGACCGCCGGTATAAGTATGATCTGACGTTCGAGGGACCGCAGTATAGTCTGTTGCCCGTTCTGTTTCTCAATCAGGATGCCTCTGGTTTCGCTACCGGGTCAGATTTTCCGCTAACGGGTGATCTAGGGTTTTACGCCAATGTGTTGCTAACGAACCTGAAACGGGTGTACGGCGCAACGGCGTGGAAACTAGGTACCATTCCACCGGGAACGCCAACGCTGAATCTGTCCTTCAACGCGGAGAACTCGCTGGCTGTCATTCAGAAGCTGTGTACCGAGTTCGACACTGAATTCAGTATCGTTCGGGATGGTACCGGCACCCAAACGATCAACTTTGGTAAGGTTGGGCAGATTCTGGGGCACACCTACGAGTACGGCCGTGGTAAAGGGTTGTATAATCTGAGCCGGGAATCAGTGAACAATGCAGCACTGATATCTAGGTTGTATGCCTATGGAGGGAGTAAAAACATTCCGTCCAGTTACCGCAACTTTGCGACTCGATTACGGCTCGACAACACCCTTTCCTTTCTTGAAAATGCGTCCGCAAAGGCGGCATTCGGACTGATCGAAGGTACCAAGATCTGGGAGGATATTTATCCACACCGCACCGGTACGATATCCACAGTGGGTGCCATCACCGCCAATGGAAAGACCTTCACCCTGACGGATACGAGTCTGGAATTCGATCTGTATCTGGAATCCGGACCAGCGCAGACCGTTGGCGGCAAAACCGTCAAACAGTATTCGTATCTGTTGCCGGGTGTTGCGCCGAAAATCCATTTTCAGAGTGGGGGGCTGGCTGGCTACGAGTTCGAGATCAACAAGTACGATCATACTACCAAAACGTTTACCCTGATCACTACGCAGGATGAACGTAGTATGGTCCTGCCATCGCCAACATCAACGGCATTCCAGCCTAAAGCGGGGGATACCTACATACTGGTCGATCTGATCATGCCCAGCAGCTACATCACAGCGGCTGAGGATGAGCTACGGGCTAAGGCACAGGAATACCTCAATGAGAATTCCAAACCCCGCGTTCAATACTCCCTGACGCTGGATGAAGAGTATCTGGCCAGTCAGCAGGGAACCGGCTCGATCGTCAATTTCTTTAGCCTGGGTGATTACCTGAGCATTAAAGATACTGGACTCAATATCGATGGTGCCAGCCGGGTAACCGGGTTCACCCGGAATGTCTTGTCTCCCAACAAGTACACGGTTGACATCGCTGATACCTACGAGATCACCCGTATCGAGCAGATGCTGAGTGATCAGAAAGCGATCACCACGCTGATCAAGCTGAATAATCTGTCTGATCCGGCCAGGGCGCGTTATGGCTGGCAGGCCATGCAGGAAATGCTGAACATGGTGTTCGACACGGACGATTATTTCAAGGATGGAAACATTCGCCCGAACTCGATTGCCACCAACATGATTGCCGTGGGTGCGAAGTCTCAGCAGTTCGCTATGAACTGCGTGATCGAGCCCAATTTCGAGGGAAAACCCAACGTGGTGAAGGTGAACGCTGGTAATCTGACCCATTACACGGTCGAGGAAACTATCCGGACGTGGCAGATCATCACCCAGACCACTACCATCCCGGATGATGCAGCCCGGTACATCTACGCCAAATGTAGTAAGACCAACTACAATGATGGAACGCTGATTTTCTCGACCGATCAGATCAAGCCCAATGATTCGGCTACGTACTATCATTTTTTGGTGGGTGTACTCAACTCAAAAGATGCAACGGTCAATGTTCGCTGGATCAGCCTGACGTATGGCGCCACGGCGATCAACGGCCGGTTCATCAAGACGGGTCGGATTCAGTCGTTCGATGGGACTACCTACTTTGATCTGGACCTGGGCGAAATCGGTGGTAAGATCACCTTCGTTGCAACAGACGGTTCGGTGAAACCCATTTCGGCACTAACCAAAACCACCATTGATGCCGGTATCGTTACGACCGGAGGTATTGAACTGGGCGGTGAAGGTGGGTCGATCAAAGCCGGTATAACCGGTGAGGGTACTGATGATTCAAGCGTTCGTATCTACGCCGGGTCAACCAAAAACAAGCGGCAAACTGCGGCCTTTCGAGTAACGCAGGCGGGTGAAGTCTTCGCGCGTAAACGGATCGAGCTAACCAACGAAAATAACGTTGGTCAGGCGGGTCTGGCTGGCAGTAATACAACCGCAGACGGGTTTGTTCGCATGTATGCAGGTAAACCCTATCCGGATCGGAATACGGCTCCTTTTCGGGTCAATGCCGATGGCTCAATGGTAGCTAGTTCAGGCCAGATCGCCAAATGGACTATTTCGAATACGGGGCTGATCAATAACGACGGATCTGCTTTCCTGATCGTTCGTTCCTCGACCAATCCGCACCGTACGGAGGGTAGGCTTGGGGCGTTCGTGTTTTCCAGCAATATACCCATCAAGGCAGCCGGGCACTTCATTGCTACCGAAACAGGACAGTTGGGTAATATCGCTGGCTATTTTGAAGCGGCAAATGGCGGTAAAAACTGGGCCATTTATGCGCAGGATGGCATTTCCCAACTCGGTGAAGCCCTGATCAACGGACGCCGGTACTACGGTGAAACGCTAACTGATCTGACCCGGTCAATTGATCCATCCGCGTATGATCTGATCGAGATATACCCGCAGGGGAATTCGGCCGGCATTCGATTTAGTCCACCTGGTTCACCCCTAAAAAATGGCAAAGAGGTCACGATCATTAACTGTAATGATACGAGCTCCGCGCTATTATTGCTGGATATCCTGCGCGGGTCAAACAACTGGAATTTGCCCGGTGGGGGTGTTCTGACGTTGGTTTTCTCCAACAACTTCTGGTACATCAAATCCATTCAGGACAACAACTGGGGCGAATCAGGACCGCCATTTGTGCCAGCAGTTGCAAATCCGGCACCCACGCGAGTTGGTACCATTCCTGACGTTACCATCAGCGACCGGGCCACTAAATCGTGGCAGATACCCGCCGGTATTTTCGTCGATGTTGGTGATACCCTGAGCTTTTATATCACCAGCAATCTGCCGGATGGGATCACCTTCGACGGGGGTGATCGACGACTGATTTTCGATGATTCAGCGATTAATGGTACCATTCCCATTGCGGTTAAGGTAACTGACAGCGCGAATCAGTCCGTGACCGGCAATTTTACACTGGTGCTCAACCGACCATCGCTCAATCCACCCCCAATCATTACCACGCCGTTCCCTACGCAGGTCATTGCTGGGGTAGGCGCTCGTACCATCACCGTTCCAGCGGCCAATACGTTCACTGACGTTGACGCCATGCTCTTTGATGTGGTGCTACTGATCGGTACGGGTCTGCCAGCGGGTATTACCTACAATCCGGACTCACTGACGCTTGATATCGCGGAAACAGTACGCTCAGGTAGTCTGGCCTTGAAAGTTATCGCAACCGATACGCTGGGTCAATCAACAGCCAGTCTGTTCATTCTGACCATTAACCGCAGCGTGGTCAATGTACCACCGGCCGTAGCGGTACCGATTCTGAACCAGACGCTGACGGGCATCGGTGAGCTGACCTATGATGTGCCAGCGAACACCTTCAATGATCCAGGCGATGTACTGACCATATCGGGTACCGGTCTATCTGGTGCTGCTCTGCCTGCGGGTATCACCTTCACCGCGGCTTTGCGTCGATTTGTTATTGCTTCTTCGGTTGGGGCTGGCAGCTATTCGGTCGAGGCCAAAGCGACAGATTCCGGCAATCTGTCGGTCGTGAGTGCCTTCATGATCACTGTCGTTCGTAGCGTCACCATACCAATCACGGTGAGCGATGACCCAACGGAATGGACTGAAGATCCGATCGTACCACCGACACCTGATCCGGGGGCAAGCGATCCACAGGGCGAAAAAGATGTCAAATTCTATACCTCATCATCGGGTAACGATGGTGGACCAATCTAA
- a CDS encoding DUF6169 family protein, translating into MDLTLFYPPAYPVEPENSKLTFSTDYGAKYSLYFDSEGYFDDTSYTNQVITAYLIENQVATDKNRPPIDRRIEATVIDTFNFLIEANNDTVIIYYCSQLEGKQAKRYKCFKRWMEKWITFRGDDCELLSNISNKHHSCCLFLKSHPYSNDIRSKFVEYRNSKY; encoded by the coding sequence GTGGATTTAACTTTATTTTACCCGCCGGCCTATCCAGTAGAGCCAGAAAACAGTAAACTTACTTTTTCTACCGATTACGGAGCCAAGTATTCTTTGTATTTTGACTCAGAAGGGTATTTTGATGATACTTCATATACCAATCAAGTAATCACGGCCTATTTGATAGAGAATCAGGTAGCTACGGATAAAAATAGGCCGCCTATAGATCGCAGAATCGAGGCCACCGTAATAGATACGTTTAACTTTCTCATTGAGGCTAATAACGATACTGTTATAATATACTACTGTAGCCAATTAGAGGGAAAGCAAGCAAAGAGGTACAAATGCTTTAAACGTTGGATGGAAAAGTGGATTACATTTAGAGGTGACGATTGCGAGCTACTTTCAAATATATCAAACAAGCACCACTCATGTTGTTTGTTTTTGAAGTCACATCCGTACAGCAATGACATTAGAAGTAAGTTTGTAGAGTACAGGAATAGCAAATATTGA
- a CDS encoding heparin lyase I family protein — MKRTHLSILRPFMYMVGLLIMLATCTPNLTVPNANTPTNAGARVLYRCGTTTPFTSTTYACYDNSALWSTDFETTYSDPHLFDSHLTNQAYNLDSIRISTDQARAGSKSLKFTWGQNQYTGDGTANANNSTHSEVYVKCPNQGTRQEKWIGFSMYLPAAKMQSDGTVNLFQWHGYYPYASAPNQGCYQQAPVAFDLRSDNKIYVSTRTIDSIACKCPTPINDATNSTYYSFPLASFDQWVDIVIHIRFDDAADNAQTGLLEIWQNGNRVVNASNVDIGYPDGDEYIKFGLYCWPRAFGQIYTKPNKLIYFDSFKDANQTGSYATVAPSSPSNPMKPQVN; from the coding sequence ATGAAACGCACACATCTATCTATTCTTAGGCCATTTATGTATATGGTAGGGTTACTAATTATGTTAGCTACCTGTACGCCGAACTTGACCGTACCCAATGCAAATACGCCTACCAACGCTGGTGCTCGTGTTTTATACAGGTGCGGGACGACGACACCCTTTACCTCAACAACGTATGCCTGTTATGATAACTCAGCCCTTTGGAGCACTGACTTTGAAACCACGTACTCTGATCCCCACCTCTTTGATTCACACCTAACCAACCAGGCCTACAATCTTGACAGTATTCGTATTAGCACTGACCAGGCCAGAGCAGGTTCAAAATCACTCAAATTTACTTGGGGGCAAAACCAGTATACAGGCGACGGAACAGCCAATGCCAATAACTCTACGCACAGTGAAGTCTACGTAAAATGCCCAAATCAAGGGACCAGGCAAGAAAAATGGATTGGTTTTAGTATGTATTTACCGGCGGCTAAAATGCAAAGTGATGGTACCGTCAATCTGTTTCAATGGCATGGATACTATCCTTATGCTAGTGCTCCAAACCAAGGGTGTTATCAACAAGCGCCGGTTGCTTTCGATTTGAGAAGCGATAACAAGATTTACGTTTCCACGCGCACTATAGACTCGATTGCTTGTAAATGTCCCACTCCGATTAATGATGCCACCAACAGCACGTATTATTCATTTCCACTGGCTAGTTTTGACCAATGGGTTGACATCGTGATTCACATTCGGTTTGATGATGCCGCCGACAACGCTCAAACTGGCCTTCTCGAGATTTGGCAGAATGGTAACAGGGTAGTAAACGCATCCAATGTCGATATTGGCTATCCCGATGGCGATGAGTATATTAAATTCGGCCTTTACTGCTGGCCTAGAGCTTTCGGGCAGATATACACAAAGCCTAACAAGCTCATTTATTTTGACAGTTTCAAGGACGCCAATCAGACGGGGTCGTATGCAACAGTTGCGCCTAGTAGCCCCAGCAACCCAATGAAGCCACAAGTCAACTAG